The Mesotoga infera genome includes a region encoding these proteins:
- a CDS encoding deacylase yields MRKTLIIFMLVLVASFSMANFFRPDIRAGYGVTSTGWLSDYFEPLKGTNMDTPVYYMDSGVPGPTFLLMGGTHPMEIAGTVAA; encoded by the coding sequence ATGAGAAAAACTCTAATCATCTTTATGCTGGTCCTCGTTGCCTCATTTTCGATGGCGAATTTTTTCAGGCCTGACATTCGTGCAGGTTATGGTGTAACGAGCACCGGATGGCTCTCGGATTACTTTGAACCTCTCAAGGGAACGAACATGGATACTCCAGTCTACTACATGGACAGCGGAGTTCCCGGGCCCACTTTTCTGCTTATGGGTGGTACACATCCAATGGAGATCGCAGGAACCGTAGCTGCG
- the aroA gene encoding 3-phosphoshikimate 1-carboxyvinyltransferase, with amino-acid sequence MKMIAFASRHNLSGRLSVPGSKSHTIRAVLIAAMANGLSTIRNPLPSEDCLSATRAARAFGSDVKIEKGVWTIQSSHDGLKVPDDVIDCGNSGTTYYFATAISGTLSDYVVLTGDYQIRRRPVGKLLDAMRDLGAFAVTTRSNSNAAPVIIKGPMRAGTIVFGGKMSQYISGMLLASARLKGKTRIEVQKAIERPYLQMTVDWMTEHGIKVEYDEKNYSFFEVEGPQEYKTVETSIPSDWESVAFPLVAALVTDSEIVIEDLDLSGSQGDSVIVDILKEMGGDVTLDGATNSLKARGGNRLRGITVDCSDIPDALPILSVAACFAEGDTVLTGIESIRVKETDRVEVMKRELSKMGASIEDTDHEMIIHGGKKLTGAKVESHDDHRVAMSLAVAGLFSDGVTEISNAECVSVSFPGFYELMNDVGAGFEIE; translated from the coding sequence ATAAGAGCTGTCCTTATCGCCGCGATGGCAAACGGGCTCTCAACCATTAGAAACCCTCTTCCCAGCGAAGATTGTCTCTCGGCGACAAGAGCCGCAAGGGCCTTCGGATCGGATGTGAAGATCGAAAAGGGAGTATGGACTATCCAGAGCTCTCACGATGGCTTGAAAGTTCCCGACGATGTGATCGACTGCGGCAATTCCGGAACGACCTATTACTTCGCCACGGCTATCTCAGGAACTCTGAGCGATTACGTTGTTTTGACGGGTGATTACCAGATCCGCAGGAGACCCGTGGGAAAGCTGCTGGATGCGATGAGAGATCTGGGAGCCTTCGCCGTCACGACGAGAAGCAACAGCAATGCAGCTCCCGTAATAATAAAAGGCCCCATGAGGGCCGGCACGATCGTCTTTGGTGGAAAGATGTCCCAGTACATTTCGGGGATGCTCCTGGCCTCCGCAAGGCTAAAGGGCAAGACAAGGATCGAAGTCCAGAAAGCCATAGAGAGACCTTATCTGCAGATGACCGTGGATTGGATGACCGAACACGGAATAAAAGTCGAATACGACGAGAAAAATTACAGCTTCTTCGAAGTGGAAGGCCCCCAGGAATACAAAACAGTTGAAACCTCAATACCGAGCGACTGGGAATCCGTCGCGTTCCCTCTCGTGGCGGCGCTGGTTACGGATTCCGAGATTGTGATAGAGGATCTCGATCTTTCCGGAAGCCAGGGAGACTCAGTAATCGTGGATATCTTGAAAGAGATGGGTGGAGACGTAACTCTCGACGGTGCCACTAACTCTCTAAAGGCCAGGGGAGGGAACAGACTCAGGGGAATCACAGTAGATTGTTCCGACATTCCCGATGCTCTGCCCATACTTTCAGTCGCCGCCTGCTTCGCAGAGGGAGACACCGTACTGACGGGAATAGAAAGCATAAGAGTGAAAGAAACCGACAGAGTCGAGGTAATGAAGAGGGAGCTCTCGAAAATGGGAGCATCGATCGAGGACACTGATCATGAAATGATTATCCATGGCGGCAAGAAACTGACCGGAGCAAAGGTCGAAAGCCACGACGACCACAGAGTGGCTATGTCCCTCGCCGTCGCCGGGCTCTTCTCAGACGGGGTTACGGAAATCAGCAACGCCGAGTGTGTCTCGGTCTCCTTCCCGGGTTTCTACGAACTCATGAACGACGTCGGAGCTGGTTTCGAGATCGAATAG